A region from the Anomaloglossus baeobatrachus isolate aAnoBae1 chromosome 11, aAnoBae1.hap1, whole genome shotgun sequence genome encodes:
- the CASZ1 gene encoding zinc finger protein castor homolog 1 isoform X5, with the protein MAAKRKGGLKLNAICAKLSRQVGSEQGSDTGDTEVAPLENNERDGEQKRKVDPTEEAGTDQRSAEEDKRRREVIEKWVNGEYTDEPNERSNKDCKRIGLSELPPEGVYMVQPKGCSDDEDNAEESRASQKSRFLEEKESGRTVSKDAEAPAKPTSGAPSGEASSLRDYAANTMSEFLGMFGYTQPNVRDELAKKISFEKMNAATSEPTSAEDPLSKRARFSKYEEYIRKLKAGENLSWPAHVVKPEEINSKTVQSKESATTLQPTPQPTPQPTPQPLSTRGPGHEAIILQEPKTTVLPLTTAGGSQMQGLMSRSSKYDFFIQKLKTGESLRPQNGNTYKKPSKYDLENVKYLHLFKPGEGNQDMGGSIAFKTGKVGRPSKYDVRNIQKLTPLKAAAVVPSISNAPLTSTPTTPVPASEQPVTLPFNTPEYLKSTFSKTDSITTGTVSTVKNGLPPDKPPEDVNIYQKYISRFSGSQHCGHIHCAYQYREHYHCLDPECNYQRFTSKQDVIRHYNMHKKRDNSLQHGFMRFSPLDDCSVYYHGCHLNGKSTHYHCMQVGCNKVYTSTSDVMTHENFHKKNTQLINDGFQRFRATEDCGTVECQFYGQKTTHFHCRRPGCSFTFKNKCDIEKHKSYHIKDDAYAKDGFKKFYKYEECKYEGCVYSKATNHFHCIRTGCGFTFTSTSQMTSHKRKHERRHIRSSGVLGLSSSLMGGKDNDLEESSNDDLIDFSALSSKNSSLSASPTSQQSSVSLVPTVSEAPSPQTHKSTSTIPPTTKISTLLSQTLPTNMPLALALSSSAIPVGAGPYFPIMSGRGSTTLPLNASNIMPVGAPDSSPQSASGASDQNSTSPAATSIMEKISASKGLISPMMARLAAAALKQSPSPEAGNGQVSGRLSIKADTSDAEGTLQTSSQEHSLDLSLNSNEPNGQDTVCDPLLHPSLLNKQNQHSNPGSSLSLKADAESSDSGAGESTHYLGKVMKALDREKNSEPWKTYLRRFDPADVCDHHCDFLHKLHFHCIVEECGALFSTQDGAIKHANFHFRTDVGTKGSSEVSFLGDSKVSPMSASPPIPTTLTPGCEVPAPCPVAVPSTPTLLAWKQLASSIPQIPHIPASVPSLASSPMVTTSLENAKPQVKPGFLQFQENDPCLATDCKYANKFHFHCLFGNCKYVCKTSGKAESHCLDHINPNNSLVNVRDQFAYYSLQCLCPNQHCEFRMRGHYHCLRPSCYFVTNITTKLPWHVKKHEKAERRAANGFKYFTKREECGRMGCKYNQVNSHFHCIREGCQFSFLLKHQMTSHARKHMRRMLGKNFDRVPGQVVSHNPMGGSTAHSPSSTENPFQTTSQTMMDTETDECMDYTGLGSPGGMSSESSNLDRSCSSTPVGNESADPGYLVPSASDDALTHNAPPPPPAAAVPHAPSYPPALVRPPLSSLPFLLSPSCVSYSLITASLGVSRGIVVPTSSAPTFTPVIATPAPVKSDVPLVQDAAGNTITMPTASGAKKRFWIIEDMSPFGKRRKTASSRKMLDEGMMLEGFRRYDLYEDCKDTACQFSLKVTHYHCTRENCGYKFCGRTHMYKHAQHHDRVDNLVLDDFKRFKSSLSCNFPDCQFSGNSTHFHCLRCGFRCTDSTKVTAHRKHHGKQDVISAAGFCQFSSSVDCEVFECKYKLKCSHFHCTYPSCKHTVVGMSQMDSHKRKHEKQERGELPSVSPGPEGSTQGSADYDLQNPAVNLDSSLNLSTDTHNSLLFLQNAVGVGLNDSLDLSKKPQDGAESVHRDNTQMATCRDDDDMSQDEEDEDEEEEEDEEMNEDEEDDEEDMNTDSEDSLADGECLSRKDKESAGDSTNHCDTSKTQLNLQTSL; encoded by the exons ATGGCCGCCAAACGGAAAGGCGGCCTGAAACTAAATGCAATCTGTGCCAAACTGAGCCGGCAAGTTGGATCAGAACAGGGATCAGACACAGGAGATACTGAAGTTGCACCTCTAGAAAACAACGAAAGAGATGGAGAACAGAAACGAAAAGTGGATCCCACGGAAGAAGCTGGCACTGATCAAAGAAGTGCTGAAGAAGATAAGCGACGTCGAGAGGTGATAGAAAAATGGGTCAATGGGGAATACACTGATGAACCCAATGAAAGATCGAACAAAGACTGCAAAAGAATAGGACTGTCAGAGCTTCCCCCTGAGGGGGTCTATATGGTGCAGCCTAAAGGGTGCAGTGATGATGAAGACAATGCTGAGGAGTCCAGAGCCTCTCAAAAGAGTAGATTCCTGGAAGAGAAAGAATCAGGCAGGACAGTCTCCAAGGATGCAGAAGCACCTGCAAAACCAACTTCAGGCGCACCCTCAG GAGAAGCATCCTCGTTGAGAGATTATGCAGCCAACACTATGAGTGAATTTCTGGGGATGTTCGGGTACACACAACCCAACGTGAGAGATGAGCTTGCAAAGAAGATTAGCTTCGAGAAGATGAATGCTGCTACCTCAGAGCCAACATCTGCTGAAGACCCCCTCAGCAAAAGAGCCAGGTTTTCCAAATATGAGGAGTACATCCGAAAACTGAAAGCTGGAGAAAACCTGTCTTGGCCTGCCCATGTTGTAAAACCTGAGGAGATCAACTCCAAAACTGTACAGAGCAAAGAGAGTGCAACAACTTTGCAACCAACGCCGCAGCCAACACCGCAGCCAACGCCGCAGCCCCTAAGTACCAGAGGCCCAGGACATGAGGCAATCATTTTACAAGAACCTAAAACTACTGTTTTGCCTCTGACAACAGCTGGTGGCTCTCAAATGCAAGGCCTTATGTCTCGATCTTCCAAATATGACTTTTTTATTCAGAAATTAAAAACTGGAGAGTCTTTACGGCCACAAAATGGAAACACCTACAAAAAACCCTCCAAATACGACCTGGAGAATGTAAAGTATCTTCATCTTTTTAAGCCAGGTGAAGGGAACCAAGATATGGGAGGATCCATTGCTTTTAAAACCGGAAAAGTTGGGCGTCCTTCCAAGTATGATGTGCGCAATATTCAAAAACTCACTCCACTGAAAGCTGCAGCGGTTGTCCCCAGTATATCTAATGCTCCTCTCACAAGCACTCCTACCACCCCTGTGCCCGCGTCTGAGCAACCAGTCACATTGCCTTTCAACACTCCAGAATATCTAAAGTCAACCTTCTCAAAGACAGACTCCATCACTACAGGAACAGTCTCCACTGTTAA GAATGGACTACCCCCAGACAAGCCCCCTGAAGATGTAAATATTTACCAGAAATACATTTCCAG ATTTTCAGGCAGCCAACACTGTGGTCATATTCACTGTGCGTATCAGTATCGGGAGCACTACCACTGCCTGGACCCCGAGTGTAACTACCAG AGATTTACAAGTAAGCAAGATGTTATTCGTCATTACAATATGCACAAGAAACGAGACAACTCTCTGCAACATGGATTTATGCGTTTCAGTCCTTTAGATGATTGCAGTGTCTATTATCATGGATGCCATTTAAATGGCAAAAGCACACACTACCACTGCATGCAG GTGGGATGTAACAAAGTGTACACAAGCACCTCAGATGTGATGACACATGAAAACTTCCATAAGAAGAACACTCAGCTGATTAATGATGGCTTTCAGCGCTTCCGAGCCACCGAGGACTGTGGCACAGTGGAATGCCAGTTCTATGGGCAGAAAACAACTCACTTTCACTGCAG ACGTCCAGGATGCAGCTTTACATTCAAGAATAAGTGTGACATAGAGAAGCACAAGAGTTACCACATAAAAGACGATGCATATGCAAAAGATGGATTCAAGAAGTTCTACAAATATGAGGAATGCAAATATGAGGGATGTGTGTACAGCAAAGCTACCAACCACTTTCACTGTATTCGCACTGGATGTGGCTTTACCTTCACTTCCACCAGCCAGATGACCTCACATAAACGCAAACACGAGAGGCGACACATCCGTAGCTCAGGGGTGCTCGGGCTCTCGTCCTCCCTCATGGGAGGAAAAGACAATGACCTGGAAGAGTCCAGCAATGATGATCTCATTGACTTCTCTGCTCTGAGCAGCAAGAACTCCAGTCTGAGTGCCTCCCCTACGAGCCAGCAGTCTTCCGTATCCCTGGTCCCAACTGTGTCTGaagcaccttcaccacaaacccatAAATCCACCAGCACCATTCCACCGACAACGAAGATCTCCACTCTTTTATCCCAGACTTTACCTACGAATATGCCTCTGGCTTTGGCCCTGTCTAGCTCAGCAATACCTGTGGGTGCTGGGCCTTATTTTCCAATCATGAGTGGGCGTGGAAGCACCACATTACCTCTAAATGCAAGTAATATAATGCCTGTGGGTGCCCCAGATTCCTCTCCACAGTCGGCTTCTGGGGCCAGCGATCAAAACAGCACTTCCCCAGCTGCTACATCCATTATGGAGAAGATTTCTGCCAGTAAGGGTCTGATTTCCCCAATGATGGCACGGTTGGCGGCAGCAGCACTCAAGCAGTCGCCCTCTCCTGAAGCAG GCAATGGTCAAGTGTCCGGTCGCCTTAGCATCAAAGCAGATACTTCAGATGCAGAGGGAACGCTCCAGACCAGCTCCCAGGAGCACAGCCTGGACCTGAGTTTGAACAG TAATGAGCCCAACGGTCAAGACACTGTATGCGATCCGCTGCTTCATCCCTCCCTTTTGAATAAG CAAAACCAACACTCCAATCCAGGGAGCTCACTAAGTCTAAAAGCAGATGCGGAGAGCAGCGATTCTGGGGCCGGGGAGTCAACGCATTATCTGGGCAAAGTAATGAAAGCCCTTGATCGTGAGAAGAACTCAGAACCTTGGAAGACATACCTGCGAAG ATTTGACCCAGCTGATGTGTGTGACCATCACTGCGATTTCCTGCATAAACTGCACTTTCACTGTATTGTGGAGGAATGTGGAGCTCTTTTTAGTACTCAGGATGGAGCCATAAAACATGCAAA CTTTCACTTTCGGACTGATGTAGGAACAAAAGGCAGCTCTGAAGTCTCTTTTCTAGGGGATTCTAAGGTTTCGCCTATGTCAGCATCACCACCTATACCCACAACTCTGACACCCGGATGTGAGGTTCCTGCTCCCTGCCCGGTGGCTGTACCATCCACACCAACTCTACTAGCATGGAAACAGCTGGCATCCTCCATACCACAAATCCCTCACATACCAGCATCGGTCCCCAGTTTAGCTTCATCTCCCATGGTAACGACCTCTCTTGAAAATGCTAAACCTCAAGTCAAACCAGGATTCCTACAGTTCCAAGAGAA TGATCCCTGCCTGGCCACCGACTGCAAATATGCAAACAAATTTCATTTTCATTGTTTGTTTGGAAACTGCAAGTACGTCTGTAAGACATCAGGGAAAGCTGAATCCCATTGCCTTGACCACATCAATCCCAACAACAGTTTAGTGAATGTGCGAGACCAGTTTGCATATTACTCCCTGCAGTGTCTGTGCCCAAACCAG CACTGCGAGTTCAGGATGCGTGGACACTACCACTGTTTAAGGCCCAGCTGTTACTTTGTCACCAATATAACCACTAAGCTTCCATGGCACGTTAAAAAGCACGAAAAGGCGGAACGGAGAGCGGCAAATGGCTTCAAATACTTCACCAAGAGAGAAGAATGCGGCAGAATGG GATGTAAATACAATCAGGTGAATAGCCACTTCCACTGTATTCGGGAGGGTTGTCAGTTTTCATTCCTCCTTAAACACCAGATGACATCTCACGCTCGCAAGCACATGAGGAGAATGCTGGGAAAGAATTTTGACCGGGTTCCTGGTCAG GTGGTATCACATAACCCCATGGGTGGCAGTACAGCCCACAGTCCATCTTCTACTGAAAATCCTTTTCAGACCACATCCCAAACCATGATGGACACGGAGACGGATGAGTGCATGGACTACACTGGTTTGGGCAGCCCTGGAGGGATGTCCTCAGAGTCCTCCAACCTTGATCGCAGCTGCTCCAGTACTCCAGTGGGCAATGAAAGTGCTGATCCAG GCTACCTGGTCCCTTCTGCTTCTGATGATGCTCTCACCCACAATGCACCTCCACCACCTCCAGCAGCGGCCGTGCCCCATGCTCCTTCCTATCCTCCTGCCTTGGTTAGGCCTCCCCTCTCTTCCCTACCGTTCCTGCTCTCTCCATCCTGTGTCTCATACTCCTTGATCACTGCCAGCCTTGGGGTCAGCAGGGGCATTGTGGTGCCAACAAGCAGCGCTCCAACTTTTACACCAGTTATAGCCACTCCAGCTCCAGTCAAAAGTGATGTCCCACTAGTACAGGATGCAGCAG GAAACACCATCACTATGCCAACAGCTTCTGGAGCCAAAAAGAGATTCTGGATCATTGAGGATATGTCACCTTTTGGCAAAAGGCGGAAGACTGCTTCTTCACGCAAAATGCTGGATGAAGGGATGATGTTGGAAGGATTTAGGCGTTACGACCTGTATGAAGATTGTAAGGATACAGCATGCCAGTTTTCTCTGAAGGTCACACACTACCACTGCACCAGAGAAAACTGTGGCTACAAGTTCTGTGGACGAACCCACATGTATAAGCATGCACAGCACCATGACAGAGTGGACAACCTCGTTCTTGATGATTTTAAGCGTTTCAAATCCTCTCTTAGCTGCAACTTCCCTGACTGCCAGTTCTCTGGCAATAGCACACATTTTCACTGCTTGCGTTGTGGCTTCCGCTGTACCGACAGCACAAAAGTGACCGCTCACCGTAAGCATCATGGAAAGCAGGATGTCATCAGTGCAGCAGGCTTCTGTCAATTTAGTTCCAGCGTTGACTGCGAGGTGTTTGAATGCAAGTACAAGTTAAAGTGCTCACACTTTCATTGCACTTATCCCAGCTGCAAGCACACTGTAGTGGGAATGTCTCAAATGGACTCTCATAAGCGTAAGCATGAGAAACAGGAAAGGGGGGAGCTACCTTCAGTTTCTCCTGGACCAGAGGGGTCTACTCAAGGTAGTGCTGACTATGACCTCCAAAATCCAGCAGTGAATTTGGACAGCTCCCTAAACTTGAGCACAGACACTCACAACTCCCTTCTGTTCCTGCAAAATGCTGTAGGGGTGGGCCTGAATGACTCTCTCGACCTTAGCAAGAAGCCGCAGGATGGTGCTGAGAGTGTCCATAGGGATAACACTCAGATGGCCACTTGTAGAGATGATGATGACATGTCTCAGGATGAGGAAGACGAagatgaagaagaggaggaggatgaagaaatGAATGAAGATGAAGAAGATGATGAGGAAGATATGAACACAGATTCTGAGGATTCCTTAGCCGATGGTGAATGTTTATCACGGAAAGATAAAGAAAGTGCTGGGGATTCCACAAACCACTGTGatacctccaaaactcaactgaacCTCCAAACATCCCTCTAA